A portion of the Candidatus Zixiibacteriota bacterium genome contains these proteins:
- a CDS encoding sigma-70 family RNA polymerase sigma factor, producing MATRQSRKYRDEDRSLDLYLQEIGETPLLTPNEEVELAKRIHQGDELALERLTKANLRFVVSVAKQYQNQGLSLADLINEGNIGLIKAAKRFDETRGFKFISYAVWWIRQAILQALAEQSRIVR from the coding sequence TTGGCAACAAGGCAGTCAAGAAAGTATCGCGATGAGGACAGGTCACTCGATCTTTATCTTCAAGAGATTGGAGAAACTCCGCTTTTGACTCCTAACGAGGAAGTCGAACTCGCGAAGAGGATTCATCAGGGCGACGAACTCGCGCTGGAAAGGCTTACCAAGGCCAACCTGCGTTTCGTGGTTTCAGTCGCCAAGCAGTATCAGAATCAGGGTTTGTCACTGGCTGATCTAATCAATGAAGGCAATATAGGCCTGATCAAAGCGGCCAAGCGTTTCGATGAGACCCGTGGTTTCAAGTTCATCTCTTATGCGGTTTGGTGGATCAGACAGGCGATTCTGCAGGCTCTTGCCGAGCAGTCCCGTATTGTCCGT